From a single Bacteroidota bacterium genomic region:
- a CDS encoding HYR domain-containing protein, producing MFLHGDRQRHGNPTITCPANVVVSNDPGQCAAIVTYSVSFNDNCAARTWRKRLVWRADRASLGTTSNSFTVTDGSGNTATCSFTVTVNDTEVPTITCPANVVVSNDPGQCAAIVTYSVSFNDNCAGANLAQTAGLASGSSFPSGTASNSFTVTDGSGNTATCSFTVTVNDTEIPTITCPANVVVSNDPGQCAAIVSYSVSFNDNCAGANLAQTAGLASGSSFPSGTTSNSFTVTDGAGNTATCSFTVTVNDTEIPTITCPANVVVSNDPGQCAAIVTYSVSFNDNCAGANLAQTAGLASGSSFPSGTTSNSFTVTDGSGNTATCSFTVTVNDTEVTNHHLPRQRRRQQRSRPMRSDCHLFGQLQ from the coding sequence TTGTTCCTTCACGGTGACCGTCAACGACACGGAAATCCCACAATCACCTGCCCCGCCAACGTGGTGGTCAGCAACGACCCCGGCCAATGCGCAGCGATTGTGACTTATTCGGTCAGCTTCAATGACAACTGTGCGGCGCGAACTTGGCGCAAACGGCTGGTTTGGCGAGCGGATCGAGCTTCCCTGGGCACGACTTCGAATAGCTTCACCGTCACCGACGGCTCGGGCAATACTGCAACTTGTTCCTTCACGGTGACCGTCAACGACACGGAAGTCCCAACGATCACCTGCCCCGCCAACGTGGTCGTCAGCAATGATCCAGGCCAATGCGCAGCGATCGTGACGTATTCGGTCAGCTTCAATGACAACTGTGCGGGAGCAAACTTGGCGCAAACCGCTGGTTTGGCGAGCGGATCGAGCTTCCCCAGCGGAACAGCTTCGAATAGCTTCACCGTCACTGATGGTTCCGGCAACACAGCCACATGCTCCTTCACGGTAACCGTCAACGACACCGAAATTCCCACAATCACTTGCCCCGCCAACGTGGTGGTGAGCAACGACCCCGGCCAATGTGCGGCGATTGTGAGTTATTCGGTCAGCTTCAATGACAATTGCGCAGGAGCGAACTTGGCGCAAACGGCTGGTTTGGCGAGCGGATCGAGCTTCCCTTCGGGAACAACTTCGAATAGCTTCACCGTCACCGACGGCGCGGGCAACACCGCAACTTGTTCCTTCACGGTAACTGTCAACGACACCGAAATTCCAACGATCACTTGCCCCGCCAACGTGGTCGTCAGCAATGATCCCGGCCAATGCGCAGCGATCGTGACTTATTCGGTCAGCTTCAATGACAACTGTGCTGGCGCGAACTTGGCGCAAACGGCTGGTTTGGCGAGCGGATCGAGCTTCCCTTCGGGAACAACTTCGAATAGCTTCACCGTCACCGACGGCTCGGGCAACACCGCAACTTGTTCCTTCACCGTGACCGTCAACGACACGGAAGTCACCAACCATCACTTGCCCCGCCAACGTCGTCGTCAGCAACGATCCAGGCCAATGCGCAGCGATTGTCACTTATTCGGTCAGCTTCAATGA
- a CDS encoding HYR domain-containing protein has protein sequence MPRQRGRQQRPGQCAAIVTYSGSFNDNCAGANLAQTAGLASGSSFPSGTTANSFTVTDGSGNTATCSFTVTVNDTEAPTITCPANVVVSNDPGQCAAIVTYSVSFNDNCAGANLAQTAGLASGSSFPSGTTSNSFTVTDGSGNTAACSFTVTVNDTEIPTITCPANVVVSNDPGQCAAIVTYSVSFNDNCAGANLAQTAGLASGSSFPSGTTLNSFTVTDGSGNTATCSFTVTVNDTEAPTITCPANVVVSNDPGQCAAIVTYSVSFNDNCSGANLAQTAGLASGSSFPAATTSNSFTVTDGSGNTATCSFTVTVNDTEAPTITCPANVVVSNDPGQCAAIVTYSVSFNDNCAGANLAQTAGLASGSSFPSGTTSNSFTVTDGSGNTAACSFTVTVNDTEIPTITCPANVVVSNDPGQCAAIVTYSVSFNDNCAGANLAQTAGLASGSSFPTGVTSNSFTVTDGSGNTATCSFTVTVNDTEIPTITCPANVVVSNDPGQCAAIVTYSVSFNDNCAGANLAQTTGLASGSSFPSGTTANSFTVTDGSGNSATCSFTVTVNDTGNPDHHLPRQCGGQQRSRPMRGDRDLFSQLQ, from the coding sequence TTGCCCCGCCAACGTGGTCGTCAGCAACGACCCGGCCAATGCGCAGCGATCGTGACTTATTCGGGGAGCTTCAATGACAATTGTGCGGGAGCAAACTTGGCGCAAACTGCTGGTTTGGCAAGCGGATCGAGCTTCCCTTCGGGCACGACTGCCAATAGTTTCACCGTCACCGACGGTTCGGGCAATACTGCAACTTGCTCCTTCACGGTGACCGTCAACGACACGGAGGCACCAACGATCACTTGCCCCGCCAACGTCGTGGTCAGCAACGACCCTGGCCAATGCGCTGCGATCGTGACTTATTCGGTCAGCTTCAATGACAACTGTGCGGGAGCCAACTTGGCGCAAACGGCTGGTTTGGCGAGCGGATCGAGCTTCCCTTCGGGAACAACTTCGAATAGCTTCACCGTCACCGACGGTTCCGGCAACACTGCAGCTTGTTCCTTCACGGTGACCGTCAACGACACCGAAATCCCCACAATCACTTGCCCCGCCAACGTGGTCGTCAGCAACGATCCCGGCCAATGCGCTGCGATTGTGACTTATTCGGTCAGCTTCAATGACAACTGTGCTGGCGCAAACTTGGCGCAAACGGCTGGTTTGGCGAGCGGATCCAGCTTCCCTTCAGGCACGACTTTGAATAGCTTCACCGTCACCGACGGCTCCGGCAACACTGCAACTTGTTCCTTCACGGTAACCGTCAACGACACGGAGGCACCAACAATTACCTGCCCTGCAAACGTGGTCGTCAGCAACGATCCCGGCCAATGCGCTGCGATCGTGACTTATTCGGTCAGCTTCAATGACAACTGTTCTGGCGCGAACTTGGCGCAAACGGCTGGTTTGGCGAGCGGTTCGAGCTTCCCAGCTGCCACGACTTCGAATAGCTTCACCGTCACCGACGGCTCGGGCAATACCGCAACTTGTTCCTTCACCGTGACAGTAAACGACACGGAGGCACCAACGATCACTTGCCCAGCAAACGTCGTGGTCAGCAACGACCCCGGCCAATGCGCTGCGATTGTGACTTATTCGGTCAGCTTCAATGACAACTGTGCGGGTGCAAACTTGGCGCAAACGGCTGGTTTGGCGAGCGGATCGAGCTTCCCTTCGGGCACAACTTCGAATAGCTTCACCGTCACCGACGGTTCCGGCAACACGGCAGCTTGTTCCTTCACGGTGACCGTCAACGACACGGAAATCCCAACGATCACTTGCCCCGCCAACGTGGTCGTCAGCAATGATCCCGGCCAATGTGCGGCGATTGTGACTTATTCGGTCAGCTTCAATGACAATTGTGCGGGAGCCAACTTGGCGCAAACGGCTGGTTTGGCGAGCGGATCGAGCTTCCCAACGGGCGTGACTTCGAATAGCTTCACCGTCACCGACGGCTCCGGCAACACCGCAACTTGTTCCTTCACGGTGACTGTCAACGACACGGAAATCCCAACGATCACTTGCCCTGCCAACGTGGTGGTCAGCAACGACCCCGGCCAATGCGCCGCGATTGTGACTTATTCGGTCAGCTTCAATGACAACTGTGCTGGAGCGAACTTGGCGCAAACGACTGGTTTGGCGAGCGGATCGAGCTTCCCTTCAGGCACGACTGCCAATAGCTTCACCGTCACCGACGGCTCAGGCAACTCCGCAACTTGTTCCTTCACCGTGACCGTCAACGACACCGGAAATCCCGACCATCACTTGCCCCGCCAATGTGGTGGTCAGCAACGATCCCGGCCAATGCGCGGCGATCGTGACCTATTCAGTCAGCTTCAATGA
- a CDS encoding HYR domain-containing protein, translated as MTIVLVQTWRKRLVWRAVRASPSGTTSNSFSVTDGSVNTAACSFTVTVNDTEIPTITCPANVVVSNDPGQCAAIVTYSVSFNDNCAGANLAQTAGLASGSSFPSGTTSNSFTVTDGSGNTATCSFTVTVNDTENPTITCPANVVVSNDPGQCAAIVTYSVSFNDNCAGANLAQTAGLASGSSFPTGVTSNSFTVTDGSGNTATCSFTVTVNDTEIPTITCPANVVVSNDPGQCAAIVTYSVSFNDNCAGANLAQTAGLASGSSFPSGTTSNSFTVTDGSGNTATCSFTVTVNDTEIPTITCPANVVVSNDPGQCAAIVTYSVSFNDNCAGANLAQTAGLASGSSFPTGVTSNSFTVTDGSGNTAACSFTVTVNDTEIPTITCPANVVVSNDPGQCAAIVTYSVSFNDNCAGANLAQTAGLASGSSFPTGVTSNSFTVTDGSGNTATCSFTVTVNDTEAPTITCPANVVVSNDPGQCAAIVTYSVSFNDNCAGANLAQTAGLASGSSFPSGTTSNSFAVTDGSGNTAACSFTVTVNDTEVPTITCPANVVVSNDPGQCAAIVTYSVSFNDNCAGANLAQTAGLASGSSFPSGITANSFTVTDGSGNTAACSFTVTVNDTEIPTITCPANVVVSNDPGQCAAIVTYSVSFNDNCAGANLAQTAGLASGSSFPGGTTSNSFTVTDGSGNTAACSFTVTVNDTEAPTITCPANVVVSNDPGQCAAIVTYSVSFNDNCAGANLAQTAGLASGSSFPSGTTSNSFTVTDGSGNTATCSFTVTVNDTEAPTITCPANVVVSNDPGQCAAIVTYSVTFNDNCAGANLAQTAGFASGSSFPAGTTSNAFVVTDGSGNTATCSFTVTVNDTEAPTITCPANVVVSNDPGQCAAIVTYSVTFNDNCAGANLAQTAGLASGSSFPAGTTSNSFTVTDGSGNTATCSFTVTVNDTEAPTITCPANVVVSNDPGQCAAIVTYSVSFNDNCAGANLAQTAGLASGSSFPSGTTSNSFTVTDGSSNTAACSFTVTVNDTEVPTITCPANVVVSNDPGQCAAMVTYSVTFNDNCAGANLAQTSGLASGSSFPTGVTSNSFTVTDGSGNTATCSFTVTVNDTEIPTITCPANVVVSNDPGQCAAMVTYSVSFNDNCAGANLAQTAGLASGSSFPSGTTSNSFTVTDGSGNTAACSFTVTVNDTEAPTITCPANVVVSNDPGQCAAIVTYSVTFNDNCAGANLAQTAGLVSGSSFPSGTTSNSFTVTDGSGNTATCSFTVTINDTEIPTITCPANVVVSNDPGQCAAIVTYSVSFNDNCAGANLAQTAGLASGSSFPSGVTSNSFTVTDGSGNTAACSFTVTVNDTEIPTITCPANVVVSNDPGQCAAIVTYSVTFNDNCAGANLAQTAGLASGSSFAAGTTSNAFVVTDGSGNTATCSFTVTVNDTGNPTITCPANVVVSNDPGQCAAIVTYSVSFNDNCSGANLTQTAGLASGSSFLRARLRIASPSPTARGTLQLVPSR; from the coding sequence ATGACAATTGTGCTGGTGCAAACTTGGCGCAAACGGCTGGTTTGGCGAGCGGTTCGAGCTTCCCCTTCGGGCACGACTTCGAATAGCTTCTCCGTCACCGACGGCTCCGTCAATACCGCAGCTTGTTCCTTCACTGTAACTGTCAACGACACCGAAATTCCCACAATCACTTGCCCTGCCAACGTGGTCGTCAGCAACGATCCTGGCCAATGCGCGGCGATCGTGACCTATTCGGTCAGCTTCAATGACAATTGTGCGGGTGCAAACTTGGCGCAAACGGCTGGTTTGGCGAGCGGTTCGAGCTTCCCTTCGGGCACGACTTCGAATAGCTTCACCGTCACCGACGGCTCGGGCAATACTGCAACTTGTTCCTTCACCGTGACCGTCAACGACACGGAAAATCCAACAATCACTTGCCCTGCCAACGTGGTCGTCAGCAACGACCCCGGCCAATGCGCTGCGATTGTGACTTATTCGGTCAGCTTCAATGACAACTGTGCTGGAGCAAACTTGGCGCAAACGGCTGGTTTGGCGAGCGGATCGAGCTTCCCAACGGGCGTGACTTCGAATAGCTTCACCGTCACCGACGGCTCCGGCAACACCGCAACTTGTTCCTTCACGGTAACTGTCAACGACACGGAAATCCCAACAATCACTTGCCCCGCCAACGTGGTCGTCAGCAACGACCCCGGCCAATGCGCAGCGATCGTGACTTATTCGGTCAGCTTCAATGACAATTGTGCAGGTGCGAACTTGGCGCAAACGGCTGGTTTGGCGAGCGGATCGAGCTTCCCTTCGGGCACGACTTCGAATAGCTTCACCGTCACCGACGGCTCGGGCAACACTGCAACTTGTTCCTTCACCGTGACCGTCAACGACACCGAAATCCCAACGATCACTTGCCCTGCCAACGTGGTCGTCAGCAACGACCCCGGCCAATGCGCTGCGATCGTGACTTATTCGGTCAGCTTCAATGACAATTGTGCGGGTGCAAACTTGGCGCAAACGGCTGGTTTGGCGAGCGGATCGAGCTTCCCAACGGGCGTGACTTCGAATAGCTTCACCGTCACCGACGGCTCGGGCAATACCGCAGCTTGTTCCTTCACGGTGACCGTCAACGACACCGAAATCCCAACCATCACTTGCCCTGCCAACGTGGTCGTGAGCAACGACCCCGGCCAATGCGCAGCGATCGTGACTTATTCGGTCAGCTTCAATGACAACTGTGCGGGCGCGAACTTGGCGCAAACGGCTGGTTTGGCGAGCGGATCGAGCTTCCCAACGGGCGTGACTTCGAATAGCTTCACCGTCACCGACGGCTCGGGCAACACCGCAACTTGTTCCTTCACCGTGACCGTCAACGACACGGAGGCACCAACCATCACTTGCCCCGCCAACGTGGTGGTCAGCAATGACCCCGGCCAATGCGCAGCGATTGTGACTTATTCGGTCAGCTTCAATGACAATTGTGCAGGTGCGAATCTGGCGCAAACGGCTGGTTTGGCGAGCGGATCGAGCTTCCCTTCGGGAACAACTTCGAATAGCTTCGCCGTCACCGACGGTTCCGGCAACACCGCAGCTTGTTCCTTCACGGTGACCGTCAACGACACGGAAGTCCCAACCATCACTTGCCCCGCCAACGTGGTCGTCAGCAACGACCCCGGCCAATGCGCCGCGATCGTGACTTATTCGGTCAGCTTCAATGACAACTGTGCGGGTGCGAACTTGGCGCAAACGGCTGGTTTGGCGAGCGGATCGAGCTTCCCTTCGGGAATCACTGCCAATAGCTTCACCGTCACCGACGGCTCCGGCAATACCGCAGCTTGTTCCTTCACGGTAACCGTCAACGACACGGAAATCCCCACAATCACTTGCCCCGCAAACGTGGTGGTCAGCAACGATCCAGGCCAATGTGCGGCGATTGTGACTTATTCGGTCAGCTTCAATGACAACTGTGCGGGAGCGAACTTGGCGCAAACGGCTGGTTTGGCGAGCGGATCGAGCTTCCCTGGCGGAACAACTTCGAATAGCTTCACCGTCACGGACGGCTCCGGCAATACCGCAGCTTGTTCCTTCACGGTGACCGTCAACGACACGGAGGCACCAACGATCACTTGCCCTGCCAACGTGGTCGTCAGCAATGATCCAGGCCAATGCGCGGCGATTGTGACTTATTCGGTGAGCTTCAATGACAATTGTGCTGGTGCAAACTTGGCGCAAACGGCTGGATTGGCAAGCGGATCGAGCTTCCCTTCAGGCACGACTTCGAATAGCTTCACCGTCACTGACGGCTCTGGCAACACCGCAACTTGTTCCTTCACGGTAACTGTCAACGACACCGAGGCACCAACCATCACTTGCCCTGCCAACGTCGTGGTCAGCAATGATCCCGGCCAATGCGCAGCGATTGTGACTTATTCGGTCACCTTCAATGACAACTGTGCGGGAGCCAACTTGGCGCAAACCGCTGGTTTCGCGAGCGGATCGAGTTTCCCAGCTGGCACGACAAGCAATGCATTCGTAGTCACCGACGGTTCGGGCAACACTGCAACTTGCTCCTTCACGGTGACCGTCAACGACACGGAGGCACCAACCATCACTTGCCCTGCAAACGTGGTCGTCAGCAACGACCCCGGTCAATGCGCTGCGATCGTGACCTATTCGGTCACCTTCAATGACAATTGTGCTGGAGCGAACTTGGCGCAGACCGCTGGTTTGGCTAGCGGATCGAGCTTCCCGGCTGGCACGACTTCGAATAGCTTCACCGTCACCGACGGTTCTGGCAATACTGCAACTTGCTCCTTCACCGTGACCGTCAACGACACGGAGGCACCAACGATCACTTGCCCCGCCAACGTCGTGGTCAGCAACGACCCCGGCCAATGCGCTGCGATCGTGACTTATTCGGTCAGCTTCAATGACAACTGTGCGGGAGCCAACTTGGCGCAAACGGCTGGTTTGGCGAGCGGTTCGAGCTTCCCTTCGGGAACAACTTCGAATAGCTTCACCGTCACGGATGGCTCCAGCAACACCGCAGCTTGTTCCTTCACCGTGACCGTCAACGACACGGAGGTACCAACCATCACATGCCCTGCAAACGTGGTCGTCAGCAACGATCCCGGCCAATGCGCGGCGATGGTGACTTATTCTGTGACCTTCAATGACAACTGTGCTGGCGCGAACTTGGCGCAAACGTCTGGTTTGGCGAGCGGATCGAGCTTCCCAACGGGCGTGACTTCGAATAGCTTCACCGTCACCGACGGTTCCGGCAACACTGCAACTTGTTCCTTCACGGTGACCGTCAACGACACCGAAATCCCAACGATCACTTGCCCTGCCAACGTGGTGGTCAGCAACGATCCCGGCCAATGCGCGGCGATGGTGACTTATTCGGTGAGCTTCAATGACAATTGTGCGGGAGCCAACTTGGCGCAGACGGCTGGTTTGGCGAGCGGATCGAGCTTCCCTTCGGGAACAACTTCGAATAGCTTTACCGTCACCGACGGCTCCGGCAACACTGCAGCTTGTTCCTTCACCGTGACTGTCAACGACACGGAGGCACCAACGATCACTTGCCCCGCCAACGTGGTCGTCAGCAACGACCCCGGCCAATGCGCAGCGATCGTGACTTATTCGGTGACCTTCAATGACAACTGTGCTGGAGCAAACTTGGCGCAAACTGCTGGTTTGGTGAGCGGATCGAGCTTCCCTTCGGGAACAACTTCGAATAGCTTTACCGTCACTGACGGTTCCGGCAATACTGCAACATGTTCCTTCACGGTCACCATCAACGACACCGAAATTCCAACCATCACTTGCCCTGCCAACGTGGTCGTCAGCAACGACCCCGGCCAATGTGCGGCGATTGTGACTTATTCGGTCAGCTTCAATGACAATTGTGCTGGTGCGAACTTGGCGCAAACGGCTGGTTTGGCGAGCGGTTCGAGCTTCCCTTCGGGCGTGACTTCGAATAGCTTCACCGTCACCGACGGCTCGGGCAATACCGCAGCTTGTTCCTTCACAGTGACCGTCAACGACACGGAAATTCCAACGATCACTTGCCCCGCCAACGTGGTCGTCAGCAACGATCCCGGCCAATGTGCGGCGATTGTGACTTATTCGGTGACCTTCAATGACAACTGTGCTGGAGCCAACTTGGCGCAAACGGCTGGTTTGGCGAGCGGATCGAGCTTCGCAGCTGGCACGACAAGCAATGCATTCGTAGTGACCGACGGTTCCGGCAATACCGCAACTTGTTCCTTCACGGTGACCGTCAACGACACCGGAAATCCAACCATCACTTGCCCTGCCAACGTGGTCGTCAGCAACGACCCTGGCCAATGTGCGGCGATCGTGACTTATTCGGTCAGCTTCAATGACAACTGTTCTGGCGCGAACTTGACGCAAACAGCTGGTTTGGCGAGCGGATCGAGCTTCCTTCGGGCACGACTTCGAATAGCTTCACCGTCACCGACGGCTCGGGGAACACTGCAGCTTGTTCCTTCACGGTAA
- a CDS encoding HYR domain-containing protein: MITCPANVVVSNDPGQCAAIVTYSVTFNDNCAGANLAQTAGLASGSSFPSGTTANSFTVTDGSGNTATCSFTVTVNDTEVPTITCPANVVVSNDPGQCAAIVTYSVSFNDNCAGANLAQTAGLASGSSFPSGVTSNSFTVTDGSGNTAACSFTVTVNDTEIPTITCPANVVVSNDPGQCAAIVTYSVSFNDNCAGANLAQTAGLASGSSFPSGTTSNSFTVTDGSGNTATCSFTVTVNDTEIPTITCPANVVVSNNPGLCAAIVTYLVSFNDNCAGANLAQTAGLASGSSFPFGHDFE; encoded by the coding sequence ATGATCACTTGCCCCGCCAACGTCGTGGTCAGCAACGATCCCGGCCAATGCGCTGCGATCGTCACTTATTCGGTGACCTTCAATGACAACTGTGCGGGTGCGAACTTGGCCCAAACGGCTGGTTTGGCAAGCGGATCGAGCTTCCCTTCGGGAACCACTGCCAATAGCTTCACCGTAACCGACGGTTCCGGCAATACTGCAACATGTTCCTTCACGGTGACCGTCAACGACACGGAAGTCCCAACAATCACATGCCCCGCCAACGTGGTCGTCAGCAATGATCCCGGCCAATGCGCAGCGATCGTGACTTATTCGGTCAGCTTCAATGACAACTGTGCTGGAGCGAACTTGGCGCAAACGGCTGGTTTGGCGAGCGGATCGAGCTTCCCTTCGGGCGTGACTTCGAATAGCTTCACCGTCACCGACGGTTCCGGCAACACGGCAGCTTGTTCCTTCACGGTGACCGTCAACGACACCGAAATTCCAACAATCACTTGCCCCGCCAACGTGGTGGTCAGCAACGACCCCGGCCAATGCGCTGCGATTGTGACTTATTCGGTCAGCTTCAATGACAACTGTGCGGGTGCGAACTTGGCGCAGACTGCTGGTTTGGCGAGCGGATCGAGCTTCCCTTCGGGCACGACTTCGAATAGCTTCACCGTCACCGACGGCTCGGGCAACACTGCAACTTGTTCCTTCACCGTGACCGTCAACGACACGGAAATCCCGACGATCACTTGCCCCGCCAACGTGGTCGTGAGCAACAATCCTGGTTTGTGCGCTGCGATCGTGACCTATTTGGTCAGCTTCAATGACAATTGTGCTGGTGCAAACTTGGCGCAAACGGCTGGTTTGGCGAGCGGTTCGAGCTTCCCCTTCGGGCACGACTTCGAATAG
- a CDS encoding HYR domain-containing protein: MAQTAGLASGSSFPTGVTSNSFTVTDGSGNTAACSFTVTVNDTEIPTITCPANVVVSNDPGQCAAIVTYSVSFNDNCAGANLAQTAGLASGSSFPSGVTSNSFTVTDGSGNTATCSFTVTVNDTEIPTITCPANVVVSNDPGQCAAIVTYSVSFNDNCAGANLAQTAGLASGSSFPAGTTSNSFTVTDGSGNTATCSFTVTVNDTEIPTITCPANVVVSNDPGQCAAIVTYSVSFNDNCAGANLAQTAGLASGSSFPSGTTSNSFTVTDGSGNTATCSFTVTVNDTEAPTITCPANVVVSNDPGQCAAIVTYSVSFNDNCAGANLAQTAGLASGSSFPSGTTSNSFTVTDGSGNTATCSFTVTVNDTEIPTITCPANVVVSNDPGQCAAIVTYSVSFNDNCAGANLAQTAGLASGSSFPSGTTSNSFTVTDGSGNTAACSFTVTVNDTEIPTITCPANVVVSNDPGQCAAIVTYSVSFNDNCAGANLAQTAGLASGSSFPKARLRIASPSPTAPATLQLVPSR, from the coding sequence TTGGCGCAAACGGCTGGTTTGGCGAGCGGATCGAGCTTCCCAACGGGCGTGACTTCGAATAGCTTTACCGTCACCGACGGCTCGGGCAACACTGCAGCTTGTTCCTTCACGGTGACCGTCAATGACACCGAAATTCCCACAATCACTTGCCCAGCCAACGTGGTCGTCAGCAACGACCCCGGCCAATGCGCAGCGATCGTGACTTATTCGGTCAGCTTCAATGACAACTGTGCGGGAGCGAACTTGGCGCAAACGGCTGGTTTGGCAAGCGGATCGAGCTTCCCTTCGGGCGTGACTTCGAATAGCTTCACCGTCACCGACGGTTCCGGCAACACCGCAACTTGTTCCTTCACGGTAACCGTCAACGACACCGAAATCCCAACGATCACATGCCCTGCCAACGTGGTCGTCAGCAACGACCCCGGCCAATGTGCGGCGATTGTGACTTATTCGGTCAGCTTCAATGACAATTGTGCGGGTGCGAACTTGGCGCAAACTGCTGGTTTGGCGAGCGGATCGAGCTTCCCGGCTGGCACGACTTCGAATAGCTTCACCGTCACCGACGGTTCTGGCAACACCGCAACTTGTTCCTTCACGGTAACCGTCAACGACACCGAAATCCCAACGATCACTTGCCCCGCCAACGTGGTCGTCAGCAACGACCCCGGCCAATGCGCAGCGATCGTGACTTATTCGGTCAGCTTCAATGACAACTGTGCTGGAGCGAACTTGGCGCAAACGGCTGGTTTGGCGAGCGGATCGAGCTTCCCTTCGGGAACAACTTCGAATAGCTTCACCGTCACCGACGGCTCGGGCAACACTGCAACTTGTTCCTTCACCGTGACCGTCAACGACACGGAGGCACCAACGATCACTTGCCCTGCAAACGTGGTCGTCAGCAACGATCCAGGCCAATGCGCAGCGATTGTGACTTATTCGGTCAGCTTCAATGACAACTGTGCTGGCGCAAACTTGGCGCAAACGGCTGGTTTGGCGAGCGGATCGAGCTTCCCTTCGGGCACGACTTCGAATAGCTTCACCGTCACCGACGGTTCCGGCAACACCGCAACTTGTTCCTTCACGGTGACCGTCAACGACACCGAAATCCCAACCATCACTTGCCCCGCCAACGTGGTCGTCAGCAACGACCCCGGCCAATGCGCAGCGATTGTGACTTATTCGGTCAGCTTCAATGACAACTGTGCGGGTGCAAACTTGGCGCAAACGGCTGGTTTGGCAAGCGGATCGAGCTTCCCTTCAGGAACAACTTCGAATAGCTTCACCGTCACCGACGGCTCGGGCAATACCGCAGCTTGTTCCTTCACGGTGACCGTCAACGACACCGAAATCCCAACCATCACTTGCCCCGCCAACGTGGTCGTCAGCAATGATCCAGGCCAATGCGCGGCGATCGTGACTTATTCGGTCAGCTTCAATGACAACTGTGCGGGTGCTAACTTGGCGCAAACGGCTGGTTTGGCGAGCGGATCAAGCTTCCCAAAGGCACGACTTCGAATAGCTTCACCGTCACCGACGGCTCCGGCAACACTGCAACTTGTTCCTTCACGGTGA
- a CDS encoding HYR domain-containing protein, whose translation MVSNDPGQCAAIVTYSVSFNDNCAGANLAQTAGLASGSSFPSGTTSNSFTVTDGSGNTATCSFTVTVNDTEIPTITCPANVVVSNDPGQCAAMVTYSVSFNDNCAGANLAQTAGLASGSSFPSGTTSNSFTVTDGSGNTAACSFTVTVNDTEIPTITCPANVVVSNDPGQCAAMVTYSVSFNDNCAGANLAQTAGLASGSSFPSGVTSNSFTDFE comes from the coding sequence GTGGTCAGCAACGATCCCGGCCAATGCGCGGCGATCGTGACCTATTCAGTCAGCTTCAATGACAATTGTGCAGGTGCAAACTTGGCGCAAACGGCTGGTTTGGCGAGCGGATCGAGCTTCCCTTCGGGCACGACTTCGAATAGCTTCACCGTCACCGACGGCTCCGGCAACACCGCAACTTGTTCCTTCACGGTAACTGTCAACGACACCGAAATCCCCACAATCACTTGCCCCGCCAACGTGGTCGTCAGCAACGACCCCGGCCAATGCGCCGCGATGGTGACTTATTCGGTCAGCTTCAATGACAACTGTGCGGGAGCGAACTTGGCGCAAACGGCTGGTTTGGCAAGCGGATCGAGCTTCCCTTCGGGAACAACTTCGAATAGCTTCACCGTCACCGACGGCTCGGGCAACACTGCAGCTTGTTCCTTCACGGTGACCGTTAACGACACGGAAATTCCAACGATCACTTGCCCTGCCAACGTGGTGGTCAGCAACGACCCCGGGCAATGCGCCGCGATGGTGACTTATTCGGTCAGTTTCAATGACAACTGTGCGGGTGCGAACTTGGCGCAAACGGCTGGTTTGGCGAGCGGATCGAGCTTCCCTTCGGGCGTGACTTCGAATAGCTTCACTGACTTCGAATAG
- a CDS encoding HYR domain-containing protein, giving the protein MTVNDTEVPTITCPANVVVSNDPGQCAAIVTYSVTFNDNCAGANLAQTAGLASGSSFPSGTTSNSFTVTDGSGNTAACSFTVTVNDTEIPQSLAQQTWSSATTRPMRAMVTYSVSFNDNCRRELGANGWFGERIELPGTTSNSFTVTDGSATPQLVPSR; this is encoded by the coding sequence GTGACCGTCAACGACACGGAAGTCCCAACGATCACTTGCCCCGCCAACGTCGTGGTCAGCAACGACCCCGGCCAATGCGCCGCGATCGTGACTTATTCGGTGACCTTCAATGACAACTGTGCTGGCGCGAACTTGGCGCAAACGGCTGGTTTGGCGAGCGGATCGAGCTTCCCTTCAGGAACAACTTCGAATAGCTTCACCGTCACTGACGGTTCCGGCAACACTGCAGCTTGTTCCTTCACCGTGACAGTCAACGACACGGAAATCCCACAATCACTTGCCCAGCAAACGTGGTCTTCAGCAACGACCCGGCCAATGCGCGCGATGGTGACTTATTCGGTCAGCTTCAATGACAACTGTCGGCGCGAACTTGGCGCAAACGGCTGGTTTGGCGAGCGGATCGAGCTCCCTGGCACGACTTCGAATAGCTTCACCGTCACCGACGGCTCGGCAACACCGCAGCTTGTTCCTTCACGGTGA